One region of Arcobacter sp. CECT 8983 genomic DNA includes:
- a CDS encoding response regulator transcription factor: MIKIAMVEDDLELADVLTQYLKQYNIEVTNYEEPFLALSSLKMQKYDLLILDLTLPGMDGLDVCKEVVKNFDIPIIISSARSDITDKVTALQLGADDYLPKPYDPRELEVRIKTILRRFNHKIIEEKNDIKRVFELNCDKKEITKNGKFVKLTAAEYEVLSLMLKREGFIISREDIFDNSNLLNSDYENSGSLAVIINRIRQKIEDNPKEPKYLHTIRGMGYKFTNE; the protein is encoded by the coding sequence TTGATAAAAATTGCAATGGTAGAGGATGATTTAGAATTAGCTGATGTTCTAACTCAATATTTAAAGCAATATAACATTGAAGTTACAAACTACGAGGAGCCTTTTTTGGCTCTAAGTAGTTTAAAAATGCAAAAGTATGATTTACTAATTTTAGATTTAACCCTTCCAGGAATGGATGGACTAGATGTGTGCAAAGAAGTTGTAAAAAACTTTGATATTCCAATTATTATTTCAAGTGCAAGAAGTGATATTACAGATAAAGTTACAGCTTTGCAACTTGGAGCTGATGACTACCTTCCAAAGCCTTATGATCCAAGAGAATTAGAAGTTCGAATAAAAACTATCCTAAGAAGATTTAATCATAAAATAATAGAAGAAAAAAATGATATTAAAAGAGTTTTTGAGTTAAATTGTGATAAAAAAGAGATTACAAAAAATGGTAAGTTTGTTAAGCTAACAGCCGCTGAATATGAAGTTTTATCTCTTATGTTAAAAAGAGAAGGTTTTATAATAAGTAGAGAAGATATTTTTGATAACTCAAATCTACTTAATTCAGATTATGAAAATTCTGGCTCTTTAGCTGTTATAATAAATAGGATAAGACAAAAAATTGAAGATAATCCAAAAGAACCAAAATATCTTCACACAATAAGAGGAATGGGGTATAAATTTACAAATGAATAG
- a CDS encoding ArsS family sensor histidine kinase, translating to MNRQSLFFTITVTFIISLVLVVVSFIIIMIGNQKRLEHHLFERYQPLTKMIYKQHYKFGKLNEEFKKSLEPFNYDLFLKKNRIDSITYNPNTKVLAERRFRGIIMRVLQLKDRQFLYLNRKGKTFLVEDKNEFTQNSSIYIISVFAIILITLILSFLVTLRKLMPLKILKDKVGTLGDENFDFECCDTDKKDEVSLLALEFKRSAKKLKELKEARNIFIRNMMHELKTPITKGKFLAEIERNKENDEKLKEVFNRLELLINEFASIEELISSKNVDKKIYFLNDVLDNAKDILMLEDKDIEEKHDNLKLEVNFKLFSIALKNLIDNAIKYSNDKKVLVKTEGENIIFENGGKPLEFDLENYYEPFFANEKSANNSFGLGLYIVHNILKANNYSLEYKYEDEKNIFICKKEKK from the coding sequence ATGAATAGACAATCTTTATTTTTTACAATTACTGTTACGTTTATTATTTCACTTGTTTTAGTTGTAGTTAGTTTTATAATTATAATGATAGGAAATCAAAAGAGGTTAGAGCATCATCTTTTTGAAAGGTATCAGCCTTTAACAAAAATGATTTATAAACAACATTATAAGTTTGGAAAATTAAATGAGGAGTTTAAAAAGAGTTTAGAACCTTTTAATTATGACTTGTTTTTAAAGAAAAACAGAATTGATTCTATAACTTATAATCCAAATACAAAAGTACTTGCTGAAAGAAGATTTAGAGGTATTATTATGAGAGTACTTCAATTAAAAGATAGACAATTTTTATATTTAAATAGAAAAGGAAAAACCTTTTTAGTAGAAGATAAAAATGAATTTACTCAAAATAGTTCTATTTATATAATTTCAGTATTTGCAATTATTTTAATTACTCTGATTCTTTCATTTTTAGTGACACTAAGAAAGTTAATGCCATTAAAAATACTAAAAGATAAAGTTGGCACTTTAGGTGATGAAAATTTTGATTTTGAGTGTTGCGATACTGATAAAAAAGATGAAGTTTCATTACTTGCTTTAGAGTTTAAAAGAAGTGCCAAAAAACTAAAAGAGTTAAAAGAAGCTAGAAATATATTTATTAGAAATATGATGCACGAACTAAAAACTCCTATTACAAAAGGGAAGTTTTTAGCAGAGATTGAAAGAAATAAAGAAAATGATGAAAAATTAAAAGAAGTATTTAATAGACTTGAGCTTTTAATTAATGAATTTGCTTCTATAGAAGAGTTAATATCTTCTAAAAATGTAGATAAAAAAATATATTTCTTAAATGATGTTTTAGATAATGCAAAAGATATTTTAATGTTAGAAGATAAAGATATTGAAGAAAAACACGATAACTTAAAGCTTGAAGTAAACTTTAAACTATTTTCAATCGCATTAAAAAATCTAATTGACAATGCAATAAAATACTCAAATGATAAAAAAGTATTAGTAAAAACTGAAGGTGAAAATATTATCTTTGAAAATGGTGGCAAGCCTTTAGAATTTGATTTAGAAAACTATTATGAACCTTTCTTTGCAAATGAAAAAAGTGCTAATAATTCATTTGGTTTAGGACTTTATATTGTTCACAATATTTTGAAAGCAAATAATTATAGTTTAGAGTATAAATATGAAGATGAGAAAAATATTTTTATTTGTAAAAAGGAAAAGAAATAG
- a CDS encoding Fur family transcriptional regulator: MADSNEVIDELKKIVKQKGLKYTEQREIVLNVLLHAEEHLTAEEIYNLIKTTNPDSNIGIATVYRALSFLEEVNLIASINFGVDGKKYESNKKEHHDHLICTSCGKIIEFLDDEIEKRQDRIAKKNKFKITSHSMQLYGTCPQCQESK; the protein is encoded by the coding sequence ATGGCAGATAGCAATGAAGTAATTGATGAACTAAAAAAGATTGTTAAACAAAAAGGTTTAAAATATACGGAACAAAGAGAAATTGTTTTAAATGTTTTACTTCACGCTGAAGAACACTTAACTGCAGAAGAAATTTATAATCTAATTAAAACAACTAATCCTGACTCTAATATAGGTATTGCTACTGTATATAGAGCATTGAGTTTCTTAGAAGAAGTTAATTTAATTGCATCAATTAACTTTGGAGTAGATGGTAAAAAGTATGAAAGTAATAAAAAAGAACACCATGATCATCTAATTTGTACATCTTGTGGAAAGATTATTGAATTTTTAGATGATGAAATTGAAAAAAGACAAGATAGAATTGCAAAAAAGAATAAATTTAAAATTACTAGCCATTCTATGCAACTTTATGGTACTTGTCCTCAGTGTCAAGAGTCAAAATAG
- a CDS encoding FeoA family protein has product MYLNELAKNECGKIISISCTDKLKARLNSFGITRNSEVLVIEQTLSKNTIEIKVNNTKIALRNSEAKYIEVEKKTCKN; this is encoded by the coding sequence ATGTATTTAAATGAACTAGCTAAAAATGAATGTGGCAAAATTATTTCTATTTCCTGCACAGATAAATTAAAAGCAAGACTTAACTCTTTTGGAATAACAAGGAACTCAGAAGTATTAGTTATAGAACAAACACTATCAAAAAATACTATAGAAATAAAAGTAAATAATACAAAAATTGCACTAAGAAACTCTGAAGCAAAATATATAGAAGTAGAGAAGAAAACATGCAAAAACTAA
- a CDS encoding Spy/CpxP family protein refolding chaperone codes for MKKSLLISMALATVLATGVYAKGNMNSSGCDYQKSQKMMKKSHHRGFMSFVYNLDLDDKQKQEIQTIRKQMMEKRFSKNESAFTSTDFDKEKYIQIMKQKRQNMIESKAEMIDKVYKVLNKDQKQQLKQMMDKRKERFSSMMKKRMNFDKNCNGRG; via the coding sequence ATGAAAAAAAGTCTACTTATATCAATGGCATTGGCTACAGTTTTAGCAACAGGAGTTTATGCAAAAGGCAATATGAATAGCAGTGGTTGTGATTATCAAAAATCACAAAAAATGATGAAGAAATCTCATCATAGAGGATTTATGTCTTTTGTTTATAACTTAGATTTAGATGATAAACAAAAACAGGAAATTCAAACTATTAGAAAACAGATGATGGAAAAAAGATTTTCTAAAAATGAGAGTGCATTTACATCAACAGATTTTGATAAAGAAAAATATATTCAGATAATGAAACAAAAAAGACAGAATATGATAGAATCAAAAGCTGAAATGATTGATAAGGTTTATAAGGTTTTAAATAAAGACCAAAAACAACAATTAAAACAGATGATGGATAAACGAAAAGAAAGATTCTCTTCTATGATGAAAAAAAGGATGAACTTTGATAAAAATTGCAATGGTAGAGGATGA
- a CDS encoding bifunctional diguanylate cyclase/phosphodiesterase, with amino-acid sequence MKKLFKTFEMKLVFFTFFILCLFVYLYHIENSIKNYRIYKKGMNDLKFINLYLDNFLEKQDKFVNFDKIVKNTKEFNQIIDDILSSEIKTEFSSIVYFELAEAQTIFAEKLEYIERYKSLQASNLNSIYFIYDLNQHFNKSKISNENKVLINQTLFILMQSFINLNDNKELLSKNLKFINKLAEKEKDKRLELLYIHTKKTIEKIEKINIIKKRVNELNLSKKLEKVDAFLVDSYNKKIKIQLFIASLFFLFLIFMIIVIYFEHKITRKIKNELLAFKYAVENSDNSIILTDPNQNIIYVNENFELNSGYTKEEVLGLNPRFLSSGSKSGTYKQLKEKLQKGEKWEGEFINKRKNGSIFYEKASIVPIFLNNKLVNYLAIKLDITKYVKQKEKLELSSIAFDNVQEGILICDGDKKIITVNSAFENISGYDKSELIGMTPTILQSGRHDKVFYSRMWGSIINNGYWRGKIYDRRRDGEIIPIWLNITAIKDKNGKFNRFIAVHTNLKEIIETQEKADFLAYHDPLTNLPNRAKLEEDLGYSISLAKRNKSNLFVLFIDLDRFKIINDTLGHQIGDELLKVLAKRLKMILRGTDSVFRMGGDEFIVTLDSSPTKKAAGYVCGRILELITEPIKVKGHILNTSASIGVSMFPDDGVDISTLIKNADTAMYHAKEKGKNNFQYYDKQLSVDVHEQLKIEQALKGVLQREELYLCYQPQYLLNTKEIISFEALVRWEHPELGCIPPDKFITIAEDTGMIVDIGKYIFKTACKDFVSFKKINPKLKYMAINISSVQFKDKNFVDDVLKIVKMYNLKPSEVELEVTERYMMEFTKNNMDTMNNLRDLGFRFSIDDFGTGYSSMSYLTKLPIDVIKVDKAFIDDTPEDNGNVQISSAIVALSKSLGYSVIAEGIEYENQENYLKQIDCNMGQGFLFSKPLTFNKTKELLEKSNN; translated from the coding sequence ATGAAAAAACTTTTTAAAACTTTTGAAATGAAGTTAGTATTTTTTACTTTCTTTATTCTTTGTCTTTTTGTATATTTATACCATATTGAAAATAGTATAAAAAATTATAGAATCTATAAAAAAGGAATGAATGATTTAAAGTTCATTAATCTTTATTTAGATAATTTTTTAGAAAAACAAGACAAATTTGTTAACTTTGATAAAATTGTAAAAAATACAAAAGAGTTTAATCAAATAATTGATGATATATTATCTAGTGAAATTAAAACAGAATTCTCTTCTATTGTTTATTTTGAATTAGCAGAAGCTCAAACTATATTTGCTGAGAAATTGGAGTATATAGAAAGATATAAGTCCTTACAAGCATCTAATTTAAACTCAATTTATTTTATCTATGATTTAAACCAACATTTTAATAAAAGTAAAATCTCAAATGAAAATAAAGTTTTAATCAATCAAACTCTATTTATTTTAATGCAAAGTTTTATTAATTTAAATGATAATAAAGAGTTATTATCTAAAAATTTGAAATTTATTAATAAATTAGCAGAAAAAGAAAAAGATAAAAGACTTGAACTTTTATATATACATACAAAAAAAACTATAGAAAAAATAGAAAAAATAAATATTATTAAGAAAAGGGTAAATGAGTTAAATTTATCTAAAAAGCTTGAGAAAGTAGATGCTTTTTTAGTAGATAGTTATAATAAAAAAATAAAGATTCAATTATTCATTGCATCTTTATTTTTTCTATTTTTGATATTTATGATTATAGTTATCTATTTTGAACATAAAATAACTAGAAAAATTAAAAATGAATTATTGGCTTTTAAGTATGCAGTTGAAAACTCTGATAACTCAATAATTCTTACAGACCCTAATCAAAATATTATATATGTAAATGAAAATTTTGAGCTTAATAGTGGATATACTAAAGAAGAAGTATTGGGTCTAAATCCAAGGTTTTTAAGTTCTGGCTCTAAGAGTGGAACATATAAACAGTTAAAAGAAAAACTTCAAAAAGGTGAAAAGTGGGAAGGTGAATTTATTAATAAAAGAAAAAATGGCTCAATTTTCTATGAAAAAGCATCTATTGTTCCTATTTTCCTTAATAATAAACTAGTTAACTACTTAGCAATAAAACTTGATATTACTAAATATGTAAAACAAAAAGAGAAGTTAGAACTATCTTCTATTGCCTTTGATAACGTTCAAGAAGGTATCCTTATTTGTGATGGTGACAAAAAAATTATCACTGTAAATAGTGCTTTTGAGAATATTTCAGGGTATGATAAATCTGAGTTAATAGGCATGACACCAACCATTTTACAATCTGGTAGGCATGACAAAGTTTTCTACAGCAGAATGTGGGGTTCTATTATTAACAATGGTTATTGGAGAGGAAAAATCTATGATAGAAGAAGAGATGGAGAGATTATTCCTATTTGGTTAAATATCACTGCAATAAAAGATAAAAATGGCAAGTTTAATAGATTTATTGCAGTTCATACAAATCTTAAAGAGATAATTGAAACTCAAGAAAAAGCAGACTTCCTAGCATATCATGATCCTTTAACAAACTTACCAAATAGAGCAAAACTAGAAGAAGACTTAGGATATTCTATTTCCCTTGCAAAGAGGAATAAATCAAATCTATTTGTTTTATTTATAGATTTAGATAGATTTAAAATCATTAATGACACTTTAGGACATCAAATTGGAGATGAATTATTAAAAGTATTGGCTAAAAGATTAAAAATGATTTTAAGAGGAACTGATTCAGTATTTAGAATGGGTGGAGATGAATTTATTGTAACTTTAGATTCAAGTCCTACTAAAAAAGCTGCTGGCTATGTTTGTGGAAGAATTTTAGAACTTATAACAGAACCTATTAAAGTAAAAGGACATATTTTAAATACAAGTGCAAGTATTGGTGTTTCAATGTTTCCTGATGATGGAGTTGATATCTCAACTTTAATTAAAAATGCTGATACTGCTATGTATCATGCAAAAGAAAAAGGGAAAAATAATTTCCAATACTATGATAAACAGTTATCTGTTGATGTTCATGAACAGTTAAAAATAGAACAAGCATTAAAAGGTGTTCTTCAACGAGAAGAACTTTATTTATGTTATCAGCCACAGTATTTATTAAATACAAAAGAGATTATCTCTTTTGAAGCCTTAGTTAGATGGGAACATCCAGAGTTAGGATGTATTCCTCCTGACAAGTTTATAACTATTGCAGAAGACACAGGTATGATTGTAGATATTGGTAAATATATCTTTAAAACGGCATGTAAAGATTTTGTATCATTTAAAAAAATTAACCCTAAACTTAAATATATGGCTATCAATATTTCAAGCGTTCAGTTCAAAGATAAAAACTTTGTTGATGATGTTTTAAAAATTGTTAAAATGTATAATTTAAAACCAAGTGAAGTTGAGCTAGAAGTTACTGAACGATATATGATGGAATTTACTAAAAATAATATGGATACTATGAATAACTTAAGAGACTTAGGCTTTAGATTTTCAATTGATGATTTTGGTACAGGCTATTCTTCTATGAGCTATCTTACGAAACTTCCTATTGATGTAATAAAAGTAGATAAAGCATTTATTGACGATACTCCAGAAGATAATGGGAATGTTCAAATTTCATCTGCAATTGTAGCTTTATCTAAAAGTTTAGGATATAGTGTTATTGCTGAAGGAATTGAGTATGAAAATCAAGAAAACTATTTAAAACAAATTGATTGTAATATGGGACAAGGATTCTTGTTTTCTAAGCCTTTAACTTTTAATAAAACAAAAGAACTTTTAGAAAAAAGTAATAATTAA
- a CDS encoding flavodoxin — MRNIAIFYASSTGNTKEVAKQISKSLDGIKEYDLKVTGCEYMQDYENIILGISTWEAGKMQEDWEKVWEEFSHIDFKNKKVAIFGLGNQKKYKNNFLDAMGKIYFQLVKANAQVIGFTPTRGYEFEKSEAVIENCFVGLAVDIENDDNYLEKIEDWAKVLKNEFK; from the coding sequence ATGAGAAATATTGCAATTTTTTATGCTAGTAGCACAGGTAATACGAAAGAGGTTGCAAAGCAAATCTCAAAAAGTTTAGATGGTATAAAAGAGTATGATTTAAAAGTCACAGGTTGTGAATATATGCAAGATTATGAAAACATAATCCTTGGTATATCTACTTGGGAAGCAGGCAAAATGCAAGAAGATTGGGAAAAAGTATGGGAAGAGTTTTCACATATTGATTTCAAAAATAAAAAAGTTGCTATATTTGGACTTGGAAATCAAAAAAAATACAAAAATAATTTCCTTGATGCCATGGGTAAAATTTATTTTCAACTTGTAAAAGCAAATGCTCAAGTTATAGGTTTTACACCTACTAGAGGATATGAATTTGAAAAATCTGAAGCAGTTATTGAAAATTGCTTTGTTGGATTAGCTGTTGATATAGAAAATGATGATAACTATTTAGAAAAAATAGAAGACTGGGCTAAAGTTTTAAAAAATGAGTTTAAATAG
- a CDS encoding cache domain-containing protein translates to MKISNFISKSIFFVSVISVIFVLLVTILFQYNNFLQESNEIKKTYLKQKKNHLEKEVEKVYNYIEFKEKEANEKLRIELKQKVDNAYNTAMLIYREYKDKKSDDEIKKLIVNILKNYSFSNKRSYYYINSNTGRAILFNKKSYLDTFKNVWNMHDSTGEYIIRKQSIIALKHGSGFVKNYFIKPDIKNAKQFPKLSYIRNFEPFNWHIGIGEYLDDIEQTVKDEILNYIASIRYEENGYIFLNTINKKALIFNGEKQSPAIDHPNYELLKEQLDISSKKEGGFVTYKFRKLDSEEKYKKIAFVKRFEKWGWIIGTGAYIDEIDEIIEQKKLFLKNSVFFQLEVGFLFIIFIILIIYLITKKTSSLINNHIKNFINEFSIATKELKKINVHNLAYKEFKTLASNLNKILEQRNNDYEKIERYNKIINEHVISSTTDIEGNIIEVSQAFCNISGYKKEELIGKTHSIIRDPEIEDSFYKNIWQQLKKNNIYKGEIKNRKKDGQSYWVDIIIQPIYENNKKIGYTAIKHDITDKKRIEEISITDELTKLFNRRYFNKKIEDGIKIAKQKNKLFSLFMLDIDYFKDYNDTYGHQQGDETLFKISNSLREYFNKLDSHTFRLGGEEFAVLLFPKNKDEALNYANEFKENIKKLNIKHNTSKSASVVTISCGIAFLEEDMKSKELYINADKALYKAKETGRDKVCIFS, encoded by the coding sequence ATGAAAATTTCTAATTTTATTTCAAAGTCCATATTTTTTGTATCTGTTATTTCTGTTATCTTTGTTCTTCTTGTAACTATTCTTTTTCAATATAATAACTTTCTACAAGAGAGTAATGAAATAAAAAAAACTTATTTAAAGCAAAAGAAAAATCATTTAGAAAAAGAAGTTGAAAAAGTTTACAACTATATAGAGTTTAAAGAAAAAGAAGCAAATGAAAAATTAAGAATTGAACTAAAACAAAAAGTTGATAATGCTTACAACACGGCAATGCTTATTTATAGAGAATATAAAGATAAAAAAAGTGATGATGAAATAAAAAAACTTATTGTAAATATTTTGAAAAACTATAGTTTTTCAAATAAAAGAAGCTACTACTATATAAATAGCAATACAGGAAGAGCTATTTTATTTAATAAAAAATCCTATTTAGATACTTTCAAAAATGTTTGGAATATGCATGATTCTACTGGTGAATATATAATTAGAAAACAAAGTATAATTGCACTAAAACATGGTTCTGGTTTTGTTAAGAACTATTTTATAAAGCCTGATATTAAAAATGCAAAGCAGTTTCCAAAACTATCTTATATTAGAAATTTTGAACCTTTTAATTGGCATATTGGAATAGGTGAATATTTAGATGACATAGAACAAACTGTAAAAGATGAAATATTAAATTATATTGCTTCAATCAGGTATGAAGAAAATGGCTACATTTTTCTTAACACAATTAATAAAAAAGCATTAATTTTTAATGGAGAAAAGCAATCTCCTGCAATTGACCATCCAAACTATGAATTATTAAAAGAACAACTTGATATCTCTTCTAAAAAAGAAGGTGGTTTTGTTACTTATAAATTTAGAAAGCTTGATTCAGAAGAAAAATATAAAAAAATTGCCTTTGTAAAAAGATTTGAAAAATGGGGTTGGATTATAGGAACGGGCGCTTATATTGATGAGATAGATGAAATCATAGAACAAAAAAAACTATTTTTAAAAAATAGTGTATTTTTTCAATTAGAAGTAGGATTTTTATTTATTATATTTATTATTTTAATTATTTATCTTATTACAAAGAAGACCTCATCTTTAATAAATAATCATATTAAGAATTTTATCAATGAATTTAGTATTGCAACAAAAGAATTAAAAAAGATAAATGTACATAATTTAGCATATAAAGAGTTTAAAACATTAGCAAGTAATCTAAATAAGATTTTGGAACAAAGAAATAATGACTATGAAAAAATTGAAAGATATAATAAGATTATAAATGAACATGTAATCAGTTCTACTACAGATATTGAAGGAAATATTATTGAAGTCTCTCAAGCTTTTTGTAATATTTCAGGGTATAAAAAAGAAGAATTAATTGGAAAAACCCATAGTATTATTAGAGACCCTGAGATTGAAGACTCTTTTTATAAGAATATATGGCAACAACTTAAAAAGAATAATATTTATAAAGGTGAAATAAAAAATAGAAAAAAGGATGGTCAAAGCTATTGGGTAGATATCATTATTCAACCAATATATGAAAATAATAAGAAAATTGGATATACAGCTATTAAGCATGACATAACAGATAAAAAAAGAATTGAAGAAATCTCAATAACTGATGAATTAACTAAACTATTTAATAGACGATATTTTAATAAAAAAATAGAAGATGGTATAAAAATAGCAAAACAAAAGAATAAACTATTTTCTTTATTTATGTTAGATATCGACTATTTCAAAGACTATAATGATACTTATGGACATCAACAAGGAGATGAAACTTTATTTAAGATATCAAATAGTTTAAGAGAGTACTTTAATAAGTTAGATTCTCATACCTTTAGACTAGGAGGAGAAGAGTTTGCGGTATTACTTTTCCCTAAAAATAAGGATGAAGCTTTAAATTATGCTAATGAATTTAAAGAAAATATTAAAAAACTAAATATAAAACATAATACAAGTAAATCGGCATCTGTTGTAACTATTTCATGTGGAATTGCATTCTTAGAAGAAGATATGAAAAGTAAAGAGTTATATATAAATGCAGATAAGGCTTTATATAAAGCAAAAGAAACAGGAAGAGATAAGGTTTGTATTTTTTCTTAA
- a CDS encoding aminoacetone oxidase family FAD-binding enzyme yields the protein MGAGASGLMFASQVKNKKIAIIESNPKIGQKIKISGGAKCNITNENVSFKNYLGDKEFVKNSLDFFSNKDLLNFLNKNGVYPKVNPKIVKGTYFCNSSSDVIDMFTKLTSHTKKFLNTKVLDVRYDKEFLINTSKGVFKAKNLVVASGGLSYASVGASPIAYDIAKEFGHEIIPTKPALVGFTVQKEQFWFKKLSGISCEVDIKVDEKKFNGKLLFAHKGCSGPAVLNASLYWQKGKITIDFMPKKKLEPLLKGNKNISTALPLPKRFMQEFLDSIELEDKPVSKLSNEEKDKLKTIKNYEFSPAGTFGYTKAEVTSGGIDTEFIDKDSFESKHQKNLYFLGECLEPTGELGGYNFQLYFSQAYLCASSFN from the coding sequence ATTGGAGCAGGTGCAAGTGGTTTGATGTTTGCATCACAAGTTAAAAATAAAAAGATTGCAATAATAGAATCAAACCCTAAAATTGGACAAAAAATAAAAATAAGTGGTGGAGCAAAGTGCAATATCACAAATGAAAATGTAAGTTTTAAAAACTATTTAGGAGATAAAGAGTTTGTAAAAAATAGTTTAGACTTTTTCTCAAATAAAGATTTATTAAACTTTTTAAATAAAAATGGTGTTTACCCTAAAGTAAATCCTAAAATAGTAAAAGGAACTTATTTTTGTAACTCTTCTTCTGATGTTATAGACATGTTTACAAAACTAACTTCTCATACAAAAAAGTTTTTAAATACAAAAGTTTTAGATGTAAGGTATGATAAAGAGTTTTTAATAAATACTTCTAAGGGGGTATTCAAAGCAAAAAATTTAGTAGTTGCTAGTGGAGGTTTATCTTATGCAAGTGTTGGAGCTTCTCCAATTGCTTATGACATAGCAAAAGAGTTTGGACATGAAATAATACCTACAAAACCAGCATTGGTTGGTTTTACAGTTCAAAAAGAGCAGTTTTGGTTTAAAAAACTTAGTGGTATTTCTTGTGAAGTAGATATAAAAGTAGATGAAAAAAAGTTTAATGGAAAACTTCTTTTTGCTCACAAAGGCTGTTCTGGACCTGCTGTGTTAAATGCTTCTTTATATTGGCAAAAAGGAAAGATAACTATTGATTTTATGCCTAAAAAGAAATTAGAACCTTTACTTAAAGGAAATAAAAATATCTCTACGGCTTTACCTTTACCAAAAAGATTTATGCAAGAATTTTTAGACTCAATTGAATTAGAAGATAAACCAGTTAGTAAACTCTCAAATGAAGAGAAAGATAAATTAAAAACCATAAAAAATTATGAATTTTCACCTGCTGGAACTTTTGGATATACAAAAGCAGAAGTTACAAGTGGTGGAATAGATACAGAGTTTATAGATAAAGATAGTTTTGAAAGTAAACATCAAAAAAATTTATATTTCTTAGGTGAATGTTTAGAGCCAACTGGAGAATTAGGTGGATACAATTTTCAACTATATTTTTCTCAAGCTTACCTTTGTGCAAGTAGTTTCAATTAA
- a CDS encoding cytochrome-c peroxidase — protein MKKILLFNLFTLLLLASSIEPIPTNIEFDYNKAILGKKLFFDTKLSKNNSISCATCHDLNNGGDDGLKFSVGINGQVGNINAPTVLNSVFNFRQFWDGRAKDLAEQAKGPIENPIEMGHEFSELIKVLKENSFYKKSFKSIYKEGITKDNIANAIAEFEKTLITPNASFDKYLKGDENAITSFEKEGFDLFKDKGCISCHNGINIGGNLYSKFGMIIDIDSKNLGKYNVTKNELDKYYFKVPSLRNISSTAPYFHDGRFSDLKEVVKTMALVQLGRPVTDLEIEKIVAFLKTLNGELKIIE, from the coding sequence TTGAAAAAAATTCTTCTTTTTAATCTCTTCACATTATTACTTCTTGCATCAAGCATTGAACCTATTCCTACTAATATAGAATTTGATTACAATAAAGCTATTTTAGGGAAAAAACTATTTTTTGATACAAAACTTTCAAAAAACAATAGTATCTCTTGTGCAACATGTCATGACTTGAACAATGGTGGAGATGATGGATTAAAATTTTCAGTTGGAATAAATGGGCAAGTAGGGAATATTAATGCACCTACAGTTTTAAATTCTGTTTTTAACTTTAGGCAGTTTTGGGATGGAAGAGCAAAAGATTTAGCAGAACAAGCAAAAGGACCTATTGAAAACCCAATAGAGATGGGACATGAATTTAGTGAACTAATAAAAGTATTAAAAGAGAATAGTTTTTATAAAAAAAGTTTTAAATCTATATATAAAGAGGGAATTACAAAAGATAATATTGCAAATGCAATTGCAGAGTTTGAAAAAACTTTGATAACTCCTAACGCTTCTTTTGATAAATACTTAAAAGGTGATGAAAATGCAATTACGTCTTTTGAAAAAGAAGGTTTCGACTTATTCAAAGATAAGGGTTGTATTTCTTGTCATAATGGTATAAATATTGGTGGAAATTTATATAGCAAATTTGGAATGATTATAGATATTGATAGTAAAAATTTAGGTAAATATAATGTTACAAAAAATGAACTGGATAAATACTATTTTAAAGTGCCTAGTTTACGAAATATAAGTTCAACTGCTCCATATTTTCATGATGGAAGATTCAGCGATTTAAAGGAAGTGGTTAAAACTATGGCATTAGTTCAATTAGGTAGGCCAGTAACTGATTTAGAAATAGAAAAGATTGTAGCATTTCTAAAAACATTAAATGGGGAATTAAAGATAATAGAATAG